The window AAGCTTTGCGATACTTTCAGTCATCGGCATAGCAGGATTTTTCATACTGTTCACATTCGCAGAAAAATTTTCGGTTATGCTCAACAATCCGCGCGCGGCGCTCGGAATTAAGGCAATCGCGCCGGCAATGCTTTTTGTGGCGCTTATGTCCGCGTTCCGCGGATTTTTCCAAGGGCATCAGAATATGTTTCCCACCGCAGCGAGCGAGGTTTTCGAGGCGCTCGGCAAGCTGATTTTCGGCTACGGACTGGCGTTTTACTTTACATCAACAATCACAAACGATATTGAAAGAATAAATTTCGGCGCGGCAGGTGCGGTTGCAGGCGTTTCACTGGGCGCGCTTTTGGGATTTGCGGTGCTTTTGATAATTTATCTTTCCAAGCGCAAAACGCTCTACACGGGCGAAAGCATAAAAGCGCACAGAAACGGCGGAGAAATAGCACGCAAGCTTATATCAATCGCCGTGCCAATAACAATCGGAGCGTCGGTTTTCTCACTCACAAGCATAATAGATATGGCAATGATAATGCGCCGTCTTGAGGCGGCAGGGTTTGACCCCGAAACCACCGCGCTTGCGCTCTACGGCTCGTACACAGGCTACGCGGTGCCGCTCTTTAATATGCCCCCGACGCTTATTTCGTCAATCAGCATAAGCGTTGTGCCGGCAATCGCAGGCGCATATGTCAAAAAGGAACACGGCTTTGTTTCCGACCTTACAAAAAAATCGGTTAAAATAACGCTTCTTTTCGCGCTTCCGTGCGCAGTCGGAATGTCAACGCTCGCAGAGCCGATTTTAAGGGCGGTATACACCAACGCAAACGCGGCGCAGACGCTTTCGATACTTGCAATCGCGATAGTTTTCGTATCGCTGGTTATGCTTACCAACGCAATTTTGCAGTCAATCGGCAGAGTTAACATTCCCGTTGTGAATATGCTTTTGGGCGGTGTGCTCAAAATTGTGATAAACTACATTCTCGTTGCAAATCCGCAAATCAACATAAGCGGTGCGCCGATAGGCACAAACGCGTGTTATATTCTAATTCTCACGCTCAACGTTTTCTGGATTGTAAAGCTTATGAAAGTGAAATTTTCGCTTGCGGAATTTGTGGTTAAACCAGTAATCTGCGTTGCGGCAATGGGCGCGTCGGTCATAGCGGTGATGTCGGTTATGAACGCTTTTGCCGCATCGCCGGGACGTGTTTTCTACCTTGCGTTAACGCTTATCTGCATTGCCGCAGGCGCGCTTGTTTACGGCATAATGCTGTTTGTAACGCGTCTTGTCACCTATGACGACGTTTTAATGCTTCCAAAAGGTGAAAAAATAGCCAATTATATGCTGAAATTCCGCTTAATTAGGCGCTAAATTAGTGGATTTTGTATAAAAAATCAAAAAATCGGGCGTTTTTTAAAAAAAAGACTTGCAAAATTCCTGAATTTAATTAAAATATAGTTAAAGGGTAAAATTTGTTTACTTAACTACTATCAGAGAGGTGGAAATTTAAAATGAATAAGTCAGATTTAATCGCAAATATCGCTGAAAAAAGCGGTCTTACAAAGAAAGATGCAGACAAAGCTTTGAGCGCTGTTATCGACAGCATCACAGAGGCTTTAAAGGGCGGCGACAAAGTTCAGCTCGTTG of the Qingrenia yutianensis genome contains:
- a CDS encoding HU family DNA-binding protein; the protein is MNKSDLIANIAEKSGLTKKDADKALSAVIDSITEALKGGDKVQLVGFGTFEIRERAARNGINPLTKAEIKIPATKVPAFKAGSALKDAVK
- a CDS encoding putative polysaccharide biosynthesis protein; this translates as MSENKNQTFVKGALILVAANILVKVIGAGFKIPLTYILGEEGMGLFSTSYTIYSLLFIIATAGLPVAVSKMVSESRTLGKLSEVKLILKVSFAILSVIGIAGFFILFTFAEKFSVMLNNPRAALGIKAIAPAMLFVALMSAFRGFFQGHQNMFPTAASEVFEALGKLIFGYGLAFYFTSTITNDIERINFGAAGAVAGVSLGALLGFAVLLIIYLSKRKTLYTGESIKAHRNGGEIARKLISIAVPITIGASVFSLTSIIDMAMIMRRLEAAGFDPETTALALYGSYTGYAVPLFNMPPTLISSISISVVPAIAGAYVKKEHGFVSDLTKKSVKITLLFALPCAVGMSTLAEPILRAVYTNANAAQTLSILAIAIVFVSLVMLTNAILQSIGRVNIPVVNMLLGGVLKIVINYILVANPQINISGAPIGTNACYILILTLNVFWIVKLMKVKFSLAEFVVKPVICVAAMGASVIAVMSVMNAFAASPGRVFYLALTLICIAAGALVYGIMLFVTRLVTYDDVLMLPKGEKIANYMLKFRLIRR